TTAGCTGCGGATCGTGCTCCTTTGCTCTCAGTTGGAGCCTGCTCCCTCACTGAGGTTCGCAGGTAAAGTACGTGTGTTAACTGGGGATCTCCGGAGTGCAGAGTAAAGTTCATGCTGCAAGGGTTATTTCTGTTTTACGAATTAGGAGCAGCTTGGGAAAGGTTAACCCGTTCTCAGGGTCGCAGACTTCTAGGTCGGTATATTGGAAGCTCTCTGTAGATCCTGCAGGAGGCGGCAGGAAGGCTGCACCTCGCCCTGCTGCCCCTCCAAGGGCTTCGCTTCGCCACCCAGTCCGGGCCGCGGGGGCGGGTTCGCGCCTCCGGACCGCGGTGGTTCTGAGCCAGGTGTTCGAGCCCAGACCCATGACAACTGCGATACAGTGACCGAGCGGCTTGCTGCCTGCTGTATTCGGGGCCATTAACCGTATAAGAAAACTAAACGTCAACACAAACTCAATGAAAAATGGAGCATGAATtgggggcttaaaaaaaaaaagcatctacaACAGCTAAATTGAAAGATTAATTCCTTTGCTTTCAAACCAGCAGGGTCGATAGGGCAATTCTCGGACATGCAGGGGAAAGACTAATCCCAAACTGGACTCATCACGGTCATTTTCAAGGACACTTGCCCCTAACGGTGCACGTAGTGAGACACCAGACTCAGATCTATGCTCGCGGCGATCACAGGGCTGTATGTAAATGACGTGACTTTCAAGGTCATTTCTGATTGGCGCAACCCTCAGGGCTCGTCACCAGTAGAAACAACCAATGGCGCTACAAAGCTACAAAGTGCCTTTCTCCCACTGGTGACTCGGACATGCATAGCTTTGCCCAATGGCATGGCTTGGGCCGCGCACTCTACATGGCGTATAAAACCCCACTGTTCCGTGTTGCAAGTCTCTTGGATCACGACGTGTAGACGCCATGTCCGGGCGAGGAAAGCAGGGAGGCAAAGCGCGCGCCAAGGCCAAGAGCCGCTCGTCCCGCGCGGGGCTGCAGTTCCCGGTGGGTCGCGTCTACCGCCTGCTCCGCAAGGGCAACTACTCGGAGCGCGTCGGGGCCGGCGCGCCGGTGTACTTGGCGGCCGTGCTCGAGTACCTGACGGCCGAGATCCTGGAGCTGGCGGGCAACGCGGCCCGCGACAACAAGAAGACGCGCATCATCCCGCGCCACCTGCAGCTGGCCATCCGCAACGACGAGGAGCTCAACAAGCTGTTGGGCCGCGTGACCATCGCGCAGGGCGGCGTCCTGCCCAACATCCAGGCCGTGCTGCTGCCCAAGAAGACCGAGAGCCACCACAAGGCCAAGGGCAAGTGAGGCGGCTCACAGGCCGTCCGGGCTCCCGGCCCCAGAAACCAAAGGCTCTTTTCAGAGCCACTCAAATTGCCAGGAGAAGAGCTGGTGATTTTCTTCTCTTCCCCGTCTTTGTGGTCTGTCTTTGCACTGCAGTCAGTGAGTGGAGATGGCTGTGTGATTTAAATTTTCGTTGATCTTAAATACAACTGATAAATCAACGGTGACGCAAAGCAAGCCATTTGGATTTGGTCCACAGTGCCCTCTGTATGACTTCATGGGCACGGGTGGGTAGTGGGTGAATAAGGTGGTTATACTGGGCTGCTTTTAAGTTGCCGTTCAAGGGATGTGTCCATCACCCTCAATTCTAGCTTGAGCTTTGCTGCCCAGAGCGGGAGTCATATGGTAGGAAGGATCTTGGCTCAATGCTTGACTGAGCCAGGGTTTTCCCACTGGTTCACTTAGGTCTTTGCCACTGGtaactcccacccccaccccagtctaGGATATAAAGTTctgcttttttttaaacagctaccCGTGGAGTCTACCCCCCCATTCATGACCACCCACCTCAGTGTGTGTCACAGGACTGGTTTTTCTGATGTAGGTCACAAGGCCTtcattccaaggcacctctgggtggactgaactttcgacctttaagttagcagccggtGTCCCCATTGCATTGTAAACCACACAACTCAGAACCCTAACCAGGCAAGTCTTGATCCTTTGAATACCCAGTGGTGTAAATGAAGTTGGCACCGTTGacacctctctctcctccttaGATGTGTTCTGTCCAGGAATTTCAGCCGTGTCCACTGGCTTTACAGTCGGTGAGCCCTGGTTGTGATGATGGAGGCAAAGTCCAGGGAAGAGAGAAGTTAGGCTGGAAATTTCCAGCTCCCAGGATGATTTTTGTGTGCAGAAAGGTCGTAACTTCACAGCAAGAACTCAGGTAGCCTCCCGTGCTGCTGACCCCAGGCCCTAGACAAGCAAATCTCAGCTTTTCTCAGAATCATCCCCTTATTTAGGGACCTGTACCGGCCAGTTCTGAACTTGGACAGTGGATGAAAGGTCTCTAGGTGCATGTTACTCCATGTTGGGAGTTAGCTAAGAACCTAGGAACACAGGGCAGCTAGCCTGCCTGCAGAAAAGCTTTTCAGGGTTCCATTCCTCCTGCTGCCTTCCTGTCTCCCAGGCACCTTGAGCTACGGTTGCTCAGCTCTCTGGGGAGATCCCCCTTTGTGTTGTGCAGGTAGGTACCTAGACTGTTTCTGAAAGGTCCTTAACGTGTGCTTCCGTTGTAGCTGCCAGACTGCCTTGCCCAGGTGGGTTTTggctacatttttaatttttttttttttaaataaacagtttctcgttttatttcttcttcccctatggcttttttttttttttttttaattctaggagtccctggatggcacagatggttaagtgctagactaccagccaaaaggttggcagttcaaacccacccagaggcacctcagaagacaggcctggtgatttgtttctgaaaggtcacagccttgaaaactctatggggcagttctactctgcacacatggggtcaccgtgagttggaattgactcaatggcaactaataacaacaacatggcttTTTCTGCCTTTGGCCctggttttgcttgtttgttaGCCATATAATACAAGAAgaacaatgctttacttatgaACTGCATTTAATTGTTATCAGAACACTTTcacaaatataatttatttcatgCTTTGCAATGACACTATGGGAAGTAATGTTTGCGCCCATTTTACAGAAGTGGAAGGTGGAGCTCAGAGATATTGTTTGACTTGCCCAAGTGGCAGATCCTGATGCCCAGCTCCTGTGGATTTGACCCGCGTGCTGTCAGGGGTCATTTCACTTAAAATAGTGGGCCGGGTGCAGTGCTAGGTGTTCACGTGCATGAATATTCCCACTGAATCCTTTTACTCCCTTACACACTAGGCAAGTTGGACCAGTGGCCTGATTTTGATGATGAGTGCCTGAGGccctcaaggccacacagctggatGGGGCTGGGGCAGCCCTTGGGCTCTGGCTTCCTGAGTTGAGACCCTACCTTTCTGGTTTTGTTTCCAGATGCttcacatctcattttttaaaattgtggccAATAGCTATGTAACGTCCCTAAGTTtataaaattattctaaattccacataaggtattgtactgtatttcatttaaaaatgtgcAGCATTGTGTGTTCCAGCTGTGCAGAATGGTAACTGTGATGGGGCCCTTCCCACGGCCCTGACGTTCCAGCAGGTGCCCAGAGCTTGTCCATAGGTCACCCCAGTTTCCTTTAAAATGTTGGGCTTGGACCAGATGACCTCTAAGATGGGTCATTAACCTGCATTAATTCAAGTTGTCTGTGAACTTGGATGGGGAAAAACACATCTTTGTTTTAATAACTAGGTACAGCTAAGCACCCTAGTACTAACCaacaaaggcaccttggaagacaagcctggcgatctgctcccaaaaggtcacagccttgaaaaccctatggtgcagatCTCTCCTGCACACAcaggggttgccaggagttggaattgactcgacggcaaccaacaacaacaggaggTAAAAATAACCTCCTTTCTGATACCTACTAATTTCCTGGCACCCAAAGTGTGGTCTGAAGACCAGCAGAATCAGCATCACCCAGGCTCTCGTTAGAAATGCAAGATCCACCCCAGACTTGCTGAtccagaatctatattttaacacaGTCCCCAGGCCGCTTGTCTGCAAACTGAGCTCTAAGAAGTGCTGGGCTCACTCATTCTGAGCCTTCAAAAAATTCGGCAGCAAGAGCAGCAGCCACAGAGTCCAAGAGATACTTTCTGCCTATCAGTCAAACTTGGCTTCCCTCAGGTTGGCTAAAGCCACCTGCCTCATTTACTTGGACTCCTTCATGGAAATGGTATTCTGGAGTGTGGCCAAAACTTCTGCTGGGGCCTTGGAAACTGGTGCTTGAAGGAGGGGCCTTGCTGGCACAGGCAGCGAAGGTGGCCAGGATGCTCAGCCTAAGAGGAAAGTCTGGTCTGTGTGCTGCATGGAGCTGCAGAGGGAAGAGGACCGAAGCTCCACCCACATCGTGTGTGACTAGTCGCACTAGAGGAGGCTGCCAGTTTCAAGCAGGGGATACCTTCCTCCCCGCAGTGCTTACCCCCAGACTCTCTTGAGGCTGAGGTTCAGGGTTGAGAGACCCTAGGAATTTTGAGAGAAGAGATTGCCTTTCACTGCCGGAAGCTAAATCTGAGGCATATTGATAAAATTTCAGTTACCGTGACCGTTTCCACTGACTAGATGGAAGATTTCATGAGAGAAAACTTTTTTGTGTTTCTTGTTCAAAGTTGTATCCCCAAaacctagaacaatgcctggtggATAATAGGCACTtgataaatacttgctgaatgaatgagtgaaaggaaaaaagaaaccctTGTGATtgttgcattcattcattcagaacagggggtggggcggggggctgGGCTCCACTCTGAGGGAATGAAGATGAGAAGGGCGCCATCCAGAAACTTAGGGTCTAGCAAGGTTTGTAGCCTGAGTGTGTGCTGTGAATACACGAGAGCTCCAGAAGGTAAGCTGAGGCAATGGTGCTGCACTCAGGTCCATCATATGGGCTGTGGGAGATGGGAGACAGGGTACAGGATCCAGGCTAGCAGTGGAGGAAGATGAATATCTCTGAGGAGGATATATATAACCTTAGGGAGGAGGAGTTGGCAGGTGACCAGTTGGTCTTAATTCTGTGTACTGAAGCTTAATCTtgtgggtgtttttttgtttgaagGAAGGTTGAACAGAAGAATTGTCAACCTGGGGCACAGAAAATGTGCCATTGTCTTTAGGAGCACTGTCTCGAGGAAGAGGGCTGGTACTGCTGTGTCAGGATGCCGTCCCTGTGCTAGGCATCACCCTGCTGTGACTGCCACAGTGGACCGGCTCCTGGTTCCAGGCTTCCAGTGCTTGGCCCTACAGGAGAGAACAGGATGTGCTGGCCTGGTCTTCCCACCTAACATGACAGCTGTGTTTCTATGTTAAAAGGACTGTGTTGACTCTTCcgtttttctgtgtgtatgtatttaatgTGGTTTGTACTTTTGAGGATCTTCACCCGGAACAGTGCTTGGTGTCTTGTGAGATGAATGTGTATTATTACTGACTATTAGCTTCCTGAAGGCAGGAGCTGTGTCTTTCTTACTCATTACTGAATCACTGCTGCCTAAAATGGtgatcaataaacatttattaaagtgATAAAATACATTTTCTGGAAGTGATGGGAACAATGGaaaaagaatccagagagagatCTCATCAGATTTGCATCTGacctggacccctggtggcaatGTGGAGACGGAGTTGAGTGGGGCTAAGACTGGATTAGCAACGTTCTGTATCTCAGGAACGGAGCGCATTACTACCCGAAGCAAAATCTGGATTCTGTTGCCAAGAAGACAGTGGAAAATGATATTACCAATAGAGGTGGGGGAATGTGTTTGGGCAAGCAGAAGTAAACCTCAACCCTGGGATATGGAGGCAGGAATTTCATACCTGCTTCCCACACTCAGGAacacctgggtgatgcaaatggtcatTGCACTTGGTGGTAACCGGAAGTTTGgaggttgagtccacccaaaggcacctccaagaaaggtctggcgatgtacttctgaaaaataagccattgaaaactcacTGGGTCGTGATACTGGTGGTTAAGGCAAAAAGAGGGGTGACATtatcgttatggattgaattctgtctcccaaaaatgtgtgtcaatttgtctaggccatgattcccagtatagcatgattgtctgccattttgtcagctgatgtgattgtcctatgtgttgtaaatcctgcctctatgatgttcttgaggcaggattagaggcagttatgttaataaagcagaACTCACCTACGaggttaggttgtattttgaatcaacctctttgagatataaaagagagaaaggagcagaggatcaggggacctcctaccaccaagaaagtagaaccaggagcggagtgcatcctttgggcccagggccCCTCCACTGAGACACTCCAAGGtaaggggaagactgatgacaaagaccttctcccgGAGCTGAcatagaaagtcttcccctggaggtggcaccctgaatttggacttctagcctcctagactgtgacgggggccctggtgacgtagtggaaTCTCTGGATTCTTGCTCGGCtgctacagaagcagaccgccacatctttctccggtggagctgctgatggcttgggactgctgacctttcggtaagCAGCTGGTCACTTTAacgactgcatcaccagggctcctacagctaactaaagggtcaggaAATCCCTGCATTGCTCGGCGAATTGATTTTTTAGGGAGTCTTTAAAAGTAGGTTAACTGCTAACCTGCCCTTGGCTGCTTCTTGGGTTTCTGCTCAGAGCAGAGAAGAAGCTGGAGACCTGGCGGCCAGACAAGGTCTTTGTGCTCTCAGGCTTCCCACCAGGCTCTTCCTAAACCCCTGCATAAGTCCCTGCACTGTGATCGGGGCATTTGGGAGCATAAATCATAATCTGTGTCATCGTCTTCCAATCTCACAGTGTGATGGGGGAGGTATGAAAGTCTGCTTTCCTCAGCAGTGGGCAGACTTTAAAAGCAATTTATCTTCCATTGTGTGATCTCAAGTGGAGTGTGGAACTTCCGGTGTTCAGAAAAACACTGGGCAGCTGGCTCGTGTCTAGaattatcagggaagttttcagtGAAGAATAAGAAAACCATGTgttgataaagggagaaaagggaaGGGGGGGTCTCAGGAATAAAGAACAGCACAGGCCTATTTCCAAATACTTGCTTCATACATAATATTAACCCAGTTGAACCCCATCTTCCAGGCACCTCTCTCTGGTGACATGAACTCTGTGGATCACCCTCATTCCTGATGGCAAAGACAGTCTGTACTACTCACTTGATTTTTGTTATAGGTGCTGTCTTCCTATTTCTGGTTTCTCACTTGGCAGCGTCCCCAAGCATGTTTCAAATGCTTAGAACACACAGCCATCCATACACACCACCGCCTGACCCAGGATGGCATGCTCTTAAGGGTGGGCTTTGTAACCAGGGAAACAGCAGATTATCAGGCCAGAGGGGTTGCAAAGGCATCTCAGCAAAGGGAAATGTCGCCTCAACTCCCCTTTCTCTCCAGTGCCGGATTATGGGTGGATACCAGTCAACGTGGAGTCTCAtgatgaccctacaggacagagaagaactgccccatagagtttccaaggccttGATCTTTaaagaaacaggctgccacatcttgctcctggagagcagctggtgggcccCAACCCCTGACCCTTCAGTTTGAaacctagcccttaaccactgccccataagggctcCTGAGGGTAGATACAGCCGAGAGCCAATCTCTGACATTCCCTGCAGGCTACCTGTGGCTGGCTTTACTTCCCCTTCTTCCCTGCTAGCTGTTGGAGAAAGCCCACCCTTTACCTGGAAGGACCAATGAACACAAACCTGAGATCACTGGCCTAAGGTTCGTTTTGCAAAACTATGCACCTGACCTAAGGAAAGGTGCTGTTCCCT
Above is a window of Loxodonta africana isolate mLoxAfr1 chromosome 2, mLoxAfr1.hap2, whole genome shotgun sequence DNA encoding:
- the LOC100670379 gene encoding histone H2A type 3-like, translating into MSGRGKQGGKARAKAKSRSSRAGLQFPVGRVYRLLRKGNYSERVGAGAPVYLAAVLEYLTAEILELAGNAARDNKKTRIIPRHLQLAIRNDEELNKLLGRVTIAQGGVLPNIQAVLLPKKTESHHKAKGK